TGGATGAAGCTGGCGAGGATGACGCCGGGCTCCTCCTCCAGCTCGTTCTCCATCTTGAATTCTAGCTCGCCCAAGACGCGGCCGCCGCGGACGGGCAACACCATCACGACGGCGGTTTTTTCGGAATAGGCATAGCCGAGCGCGTCGAAGAAGTCGTCCGGGCGGCCCCAGAGCCGGTGGCGGTCGCGGGTGCGCTTCACGGCATAGAGGACGTCGCGGAACCGGGCGGCGGCTTCGTAGCGGCGGGCTTCGCTGGCTTCGTACATCATCCGCTCGATCTCGGACTGGACTTCGGATTCGCTGCCGGAGAAAAACTTGATCGCCTGGCGGACTAAGCCGCCGTAGTCGTCACGGTTTATCAGGTCGGCGCAAGGGCCGCTGCAGAGCTTGAGGTGGTAGTCAAGGCAGGGCTTGGGGATGAACTTCTTGCCGTCGAGGTCAAGGGAGCAGGTTCGCAGGTTGAACAGGTTCGATATGAACCGAAGCGCCATCCGCATCGCGTTGACGCTGGTGTACGGCCCGAAATACCGGCTGCCGTCGTCGGCGACGCTGCGCGTGACGAGCAGGCGCGGATACGGCTCGTTCGTCGTGATTTTTATATACGGGTATTCCTTGTCGTCCTTCAACAGGATGTTGTATTTCGGCTGGAACTGCTTGATGAGGCTCGCTTCGAGGATGAATGCTTCGTTTTCGGTACGCGTCAGCATCACGTCGAAGTCTTCCAGGCGCCCGAGCATGTACTCGATATTCGGCCCGTGCTTGGGCGATTTGTTGAAATAGGACGACACGCGGTCGCGCAGCGAGAGCGCCTTTCCGATGTAAAGTATGCGGCCGCGCTTGTCCCGCATCCGGTACACGCCGGGCGCGTCGGGAAGGCTGCGCACCTTCTCCAGAATTTCGGGCGGCCACTCTCGGAAACGTCCCACGGCGGCATTATACCCGCCGGCGCTTGACAATGTGACGGATGTGTGCTATACGAGCGTTTGTCATGAAAGAAATCACCGACAACCAGAAAGTGATACTCGAAATCGTCGCCGAATTCATAGACGACGAGGGCTACCCCCCCACCATCCGCGACATCGCGGGCGCATACCAGTGCAGCGTGAAAGGCGCTTACGACCACGTTTTGGCGCTGGAAAAAAAAGGATACTTGGTGCGGGACAAGATGCGCAGCCGCGGCATCCTCTTGACAGACAAGGCAGACGTCGCGCTTGGCCGGATCGGGCGCGGCGCCGTGCCGCTGTACGGCGCGATCGCCGCGGGCGAGGCCATCTTCGCGGACGACAACGTGCTGGGAACGCTCAACTACCCGACGAGCCTTCCGGAGGGGGGGGAGTTCTTCGCCCTGCAGGTGAAGGGGGACTCGATGATGGGCGCGGGCATCTTCGACGGGGACACGGTCGTCATCCGCAAGCAGCCCAAGGTGCTCTCCGGCGAAATCGCCGCGTGCCTTATCGAAGACGAAGCGACGCTCAAGCAGGTGATATATAAAGAGGGCAAGGTCATCCTGCGCTCGCACAACCCCAAGTACCGCGACCGGGAGCTCAAGGAAAAGGAGCTGCGCGTCCTCGGCAAGCTCCACGCGCTGTTCAGACAGTATTAGCAGGGGCAATTTTCTGAATTTGCTCCCGCGGGCTTTTCGGCTTCCTGCATTTTCCGCCTATAAATCCGAGCCTGCATCCTGACGTACTCGGCAAGCGACTTCGCCTTGATCGGGTCCGAAACAAACTCCCGGAACTGGCGTTCTGCTTCCATCCGGGCGACCGCAATCTGAACCGCCAACTCGATTGTTTCCTCGTCAAGATCGAATCGTCCATTTATCGATTCTGGTTTCTCAGGCACATGCATTCAGAACTTCCTCCAGCCGGTGATAAATCCGGGTAAACTTGGAATTATGATCGCTCGGAATGAACGGATTACCCGTCTCTGTGAAGTTGACTGCCGGACACCCACTGGAGCAACGGTCCGCAATGTCGCAATCCCTGCATTTTGATCTCAATTGAAGGTTATCCCAGTTGAGTGCGTACCGTTCGCGCAAGTTTGTTATGCCTTCGAAGATATTGCCTAATACGAAAATGCCGTTGCCGTTGTTGCAGCCCTGAATCTTGGCACATCCAGTAATCGTGCCTGCCGGATCAACTGAAAGCCTTCCCC
This sequence is a window from bacterium. Protein-coding genes within it:
- the uvrC gene encoding excinuclease ABC subunit UvrC, encoding MGRFREWPPEILEKVRSLPDAPGVYRMRDKRGRILYIGKALSLRDRVSSYFNKSPKHGPNIEYMLGRLEDFDVMLTRTENEAFILEASLIKQFQPKYNILLKDDKEYPYIKITTNEPYPRLLVTRSVADDGSRYFGPYTSVNAMRMALRFISNLFNLRTCSLDLDGKKFIPKPCLDYHLKLCSGPCADLINRDDYGGLVRQAIKFFSGSESEVQSEIERMMYEASEARRYEAAARFRDVLYAVKRTRDRHRLWGRPDDFFDALGYAYSEKTAVVMVLPVRGGRVLGELEFKMENELEEEPGVILASFIQQYYSNREHIQPEILLPLEIPAAPAAAEWLTSLLGRSVHLKVPRRGPRADLVRMVMENAAERLKSRLLRAPGEFVITPGVSRVKELLSLPFYPRRIEGYDISHHRGKETVGSMVVFTDGSPDNRAYRSFTIRGKTAGDDLKALSEVLRRRLLRFLSDDKWHFPDTLLLIDGGRTQLDAALAVVRELKLEYPAGLRHDGASFENGDGGAPAGPDETKAADSEDLDSADT
- the lexA gene encoding repressor LexA, with protein sequence MKEITDNQKVILEIVAEFIDDEGYPPTIRDIAGAYQCSVKGAYDHVLALEKKGYLVRDKMRSRGILLTDKADVALGRIGRGAVPLYGAIAAGEAIFADDNVLGTLNYPTSLPEGGEFFALQVKGDSMMGAGIFDGDTVVIRKQPKVLSGEIAACLIEDEATLKQVIYKEGKVILRSHNPKYRDRELKEKELRVLGKLHALFRQY